The Malus domestica chromosome 10, GDT2T_hap1 nucleotide sequence aaaaaaaacttaTAGAACCTATTTAtatgccacatcagcacttaacagaatttttaacagaattgtgacgAAAGAACCACATTAATttgtgacacctattttcaagaactctattgattgattttcaatttcaatgaccatcttgatggtaaGGGTCAACTTcatggaccatttgtgataaaaactcatATACTTATGATCATTAGATAGAACTAGCAGTGTGTAAGTGAAAATCTGAAAAATCTATTATGCTCCACTGTATCAAATATTGGGCAAAAGActatttactaccctcatgtttcgtggttttcaacatttagtacatcaattttttttcgtcccagagtcatacctaaagtgtaaattttgggacaatctcatacatccgttagtcaaactgttaagtctgccattaactgtgacgtggcgcccatgtggccaatgactgggcgccacgtgtcatctacgtggaaatttaaaaaaaatttataaaataatatatatatatatatatattataaaattaaagaaaaaaaaaccgaatctgggcagatttggaagaagaagaagaagaagaagaaggagaaggaagaaggaggaagaagaaggaagaagaagaagaaggagaaggagaaggaaggaggaagaaggaggaagaagaaaaaaaaaggaaaaaaactgggcagatttgaagaagaagaagaagaaggagaaggaagaaagaggaagaagaaggaaggaggaagaagaaaaaaaaaaaactgggcagattcgaagaagaagaagaagaagaagaagaagaaggagaaggaagaaggaggaagaagaaaaaaaaaactgggcagattcgaagaagaagaagaaagagaaggaagaaggaagaaggagaaagaagaaggaaggaggaagaagaaaaaaaaaactggctAGAttcgaagaagaggaagaagaaggaagaagaagaagaaggagaaggaaggaggaagaaggaggaagaagaagaaaaaaaaaaaaacctaggcagattcgaagaagaagattcGAAGAAGATTCGAAGAAGATTCgaagattcgaagaagaagaagaagaagaagaagaggaagaagaagaagaagaagaagaagaagaagaagaagaagaagaagaagaaggaaggaggaagaagaaagaaagaaagaaaaaaaaaacgttttttttttaattaattaattaatttattattttataatatatatatatatatatattttttttttttaatttccacgtggtgccagtcattgtccacatagacGCCACGTCACTGTTAAcggcagatttaacagtttgactaacggatgtatgagactgtcccaaaactTACACTtctttaggtatgactttgggacgaaaaaaacttgatgtactaaatgttgaaaaccacgaaacataagggtagtaaacagttttTTGCcctaaaatattttaaagcaCGCTGAATATTATATGAAAATTATTGTGTAAGTGTAACAGCTAATGATATAGTGTGACAAGTTTACGAAATATATAAATCACATTTCGTGTTTAATTAAAGAGTTGTAAATATCTTGGGTGGATTTGTACGCTAAAGCCATGTTTTAAGTctatataatactacatagaGTGTTCCTTGATATGTAATATAAACCAAATTTAGAGAGAGGTAGATTCTCTACCCTCTCATATTCTCGTGCTCTCCTGTTTGTatggtcacagttaagtcacgttaatattttatattattatttatttttgtcttattatctttataaaaaatatatataaaatattgatgtgatttaaccgtgaccacacaaaacaggacgGTACGGGAAGTGGGAAGGCAGAAAATCTGCCTCCAATTTAGAGAACTTACAAGTGATGTTGCTTTGACGACGTTATCACAGCTATGGCCAGAAATGACAGCTTCCTCTCCAAAGTTGGATATCATCGCATCCATCAAGTCACTTTCGACTCCGGTGCTATTACCGGTCTTGCCTTCTTGAGAACGATGTTCGTCAAGCCAGCTGCTAAGCACAGAGTCAAGTTCCTTAAACGTGCGTTTCATGGAACTCACAGGCCCAAACAAGCTGTCCAGCCATTCAAAACATGGCATAGCATCCGACCAAACAAAATTGCCAAGGAGATGCATAGCCTTCTGCATAGCCTTTTCGAAACGCCAAGCCTCACTGCCTTTTTCATTGTATTCGCCATCCGAAAATCTCTTCCCAGCAATAAGCCTCACGCTAATGTTGAACATCAAGTGCTCCACTAACTCGCTTAAATGCACCACTACTGGGGAAGTGGTGGGCGATGTGGTGAGGCCTGAAGATCCCACCACATCGAACAATTTCTTTATAAACGAGTCAACTTCTTCGGCTCGGACGTGACTAAGCatttcaactttttgggctGACAGAAACTCCTGAGTAGCTAACTTCCGGATGTCGCGCCAGTAGGATCCGTACGGGGCCAAGGCAAAAATGGCGTTGTTGTAACCCAAGTGTTTGCCGGCCGCTGTAGTCGGTCGTGTGGCAAAAACAATGTCGTTTTTTGTGAAGCGTTCTTTTACTTGTTCCCAAGCGCTCAGCACAACCACTAGTTGGTGCGGACCAAGCTTGAGTGAGTAGATTGGACCGAGTTTATCTGCCATGGCGCCAAGGATTAGGGCAACAGGGTCTTTGCCATGTAGGAGATGGAGGTGACCTATGAGAGGCCATGCTTCTGTGGGTTGAGGGACTTTGGGCAACGACATGGGTTCTGTCTTTGGGTTGTTGATGATATTCCTCTTCTTTTGCTTAATGTATGCTGCGATTATTCTCAATGTACCACAGAGAACCAGCAGCAAAGCTAATATTGTGTTAATGATTTTGTGGGTTGGAGAAATGAAATCATTCATGGTGGGAGATATATGAGGATGAAATGTGCGTAGGATGATCATATCTTAGAAATTGCGTGTATTTATAGGTTGTGAGTGGGTTTATTTGAAGTCATGTCAACTTTTAggaaaatttttagttgtgacaggaatacggatggtacacgacgtgtttttatgtaagtggtgaagaattttaatttttaagttattaattttttaacacacatatccaaCCATTTACATAGATACACATGGTGTACCGCCTTGTGTGATGGtcgcactgaaaaatctctccaacttTTAGAGTAATGTtacatttattatatttttatagcaTATTTGTATTATCATTTTAATAAAAGTAAGATTCACTATTACATGTGAGTTTCATTTCAatcaaaaagaaaattcaaatggGTAAATtctattaacaccccacaatcTTATGAATACAtcctaaaattttattttttcagttaAACTTCCGTTTTTACCCGACGAATTAAGTTTTGAAGTCCAAAATAAACCCCATCCACCCCCTTATGCCGGTTGCCAACGACCACACTGTCTGGGCAAAAAATCCCACCCACTCgccatgctctctctctctctctctctctctctctctctctctctctctctctctctctctatatatatatatatatatatatatatccaatcACCAGCCACTTGCTGGTAGGTAATAGGGAATTGGGAGATGGGCTGTGTGAATCAAGAGTGTTGGGCAATTCTCGGTCTGTTAGAGAATCGGTCTTGACTGTCAACTTCCGTGACATGAGGGGTTTTTGGCTATAGTGATATCGATGACAGGTACCTCTTATACAGGTGGCCCGGCCATCGAGCTAGCTTTTTAGCCGTCATTTGTTTATGGGGATGGGGTGGCTTAAAAAAATGGAGGACAAAATTGGAATTTTATAAACACATTTTagatgtggggtgttaataaaacAACCCAATTCAAATATGATATGAAAAAATGCGATAAAAGTGAcagttttataattttaaacttTTCAAATCAATATTTTTCAATCAGATCCACTTGCCCGTGATGCCtagcagatttttttttttttttctattttgaatgaacaaaatatatttttcaaatctaaataaaataaagagttcTTACTTGTCGGTCCTTATCTAGTAGAGTAGGACTTTCCTGACATGTACATTATTTTGCCATTACGGCCAAAGCATATGGCAGCTCCCCATTCTTCTGAAGTTATGAATCTTATCGAAAGAttggctgtttttttttttttttttttgggaaactcgAAAGATGgcttatttattgttttgcttTGGTGCTACCCATTCTTATGAAGTTATGAATCTTATCGAAagatgaccttttttttttggaaactcgAAAGATggctttttttttggggggggggagaaACTCGAAAGATGgcttatttattgttttgcttTAGTGCTCCCCATTCTTATGAAGTTATGAATCTTATCGAaagatgacttttttttttttttttgaaaactcgAAAGATGgcttatttattgttttgcttTAGTGCTCTTTACGAAGTTCTAGACCTCATAATGattgagatttttgtttttagggGTCCCCCTGTAATTTTCCATTTCGTGTTAGAGAGATGAGAATGGTTGAAGGAGACTATATTAAAGTGAAATTCTTTATGAACATATGTTATCTCACATTTTAAAGTTTGCTTTcgtattaatattataaaatattatgttaaaaaCATAAGATGTTAGAAAGTTTATAGAGAATTCTACGTTTGAGAAAGTCTCCTTATCATATCTCTAAAGAGATAAAGCAGAGAAATACAGTGGAGAAATAGGGAAataaaaaatgtataaaaaagGGCAGTGTTATTCacatacatttttttatttttcacatattttctattaattttatcatttgatattcttcaattcatttgatccgagGAACAAAAATTACACCGAGTATGTgaaggataaaaaaaaagtatgtggataaaaaaaagaatgtacATACAATTTAAACTAACAACCGATAACTTAAAGTTATTTTCACTTTCTAGTTTTTTCCACCACCCTACTtcttatctttttatttatctGAAACCATATTCTTAtaaacccatatttttttagagTGTTGCTATTAGCATTTCAAAAAGTTATTATACAttctaaactttctatatttagaaacaaattttgtcaCGAATTATAAGGATTCTACGATGccgttaataaaaaaaattggtattgATATCATTTAATTTGAACGTTAGTACTGTAAAGTTAtagtttttttaacaaacgatattatctatactaaggagaTAGGGTGAACTTAGTTTCActatgagctagcaataatatggttcaaattcgccattGGCTAGAATCGAACCTGAGTCCTCTCAAttacaaatgaagatgaatGCCACTAGACAATAGTATTAAATTGCTGTAAAGTTATAGTTAATAACGCATAATGACGTTAGTATTACTATAACAAGGTTGATAGTTATATTGAGTATGTTATGTTAAAGTGTAAAGGTAAGTTGTTATACTTGGATGTTATTCAATTACAATAACAACGTTTATGATTACACCATTCACGTCTGATTCAATAATAGATGTAGGTTATTAATAGGAAACACATAAAATTACACTACATCTTAATGATGTTACAACAAGACGTTAACATTCAATGATTGAGGTAAGGTCAAACTAGAATTGTTCAAATTTACAATCCAAAGTTACCTAATTAACGTAACGTTATAATTAATTGCATAAAATAACATTCGTATTATGATAACAAGGTTGCCTTTTATGGTGTAAAGTCATAGCAAGAAGTACCAATTATGTGCTTCACCTTAagtgtttttccagaatttacttgcatttttactaaaaattggttcaaaaaacattttcaccaaaagcgctttcaatcattttaaaagcacattcaaCCGAGTACTTAGACGTTATTGCATTGTAGTATCAACTTTCAAACTAAATAGTACCGATaccattattttatttaaaatatcgTTGACTAATCATTCTCTAtatggaatattatattcacacatcccaaattacttcccccacacatttttaattttttaatatttttctatcaagtgttagtggtgtgtaaaaaataatgaaaaattaaaaatgtgtgagaaaagtaatttggggtgtgtgaatataatctctctatATGTTAATCTCACTTGTCTGtggcatgtataatttttcttttcaacataaCTTTGTGGGAAAAAATTTATGAACATATTTTTCTCGTTttccacattttttttagaattgttattaacactctaaaaatctcattttgcactttAAACGTtttaaaattagaaagaaaaatacacttatgaggtgcataatgagatttttgaagtgtcaataacaatttttattttttttatgttcatTATTTTTTATGTGTATTCATTTGAAATGGTATAGTCATGGGCTTATTTTTAGTTTCGTCCTTTTGGAACTCAATTTTGGTCCCACTTTACTTCTTATAACTCAAAAGTCAACACATTACTCtatgaaactcaaaattcgctcCGCTTTAccatatttttgtttcttttgtcaaATAATTATCGTTAAAGTTGTTGACATGAATGGGTAAAATTATAATATCATAGGTTTATTTTTACCTACGCACCCAAAACTCGATTTGATCTCACTTTACCTCCTG carries:
- the LOC103429931 gene encoding dimethylnonatriene synthase-like, producing MNDFISPTHKIINTILALLLVLCGTLRIIAAYIKQKKRNIINNPKTEPMSLPKVPQPTEAWPLIGHLHLLHGKDPVALILGAMADKLGPIYSLKLGPHQLVVVLSAWEQVKERFTKNDIVFATRPTTAAGKHLGYNNAIFALAPYGSYWRDIRKLATQEFLSAQKVEMLSHVRAEEVDSFIKKLFDVVGSSGLTTSPTTSPVVVHLSELVEHLMFNISVRLIAGKRFSDGEYNEKGSEAWRFEKAMQKAMHLLGNFVWSDAMPCFEWLDSLFGPVSSMKRTFKELDSVLSSWLDEHRSQEGKTGNSTGVESDLMDAMISNFGEEAVISGHSCDNVVKATSLILIIGGTESTSVALTWALSLLLNNPGALKYAQQELDINVGSDRWVQESDLPKLKYLQAIVKETLRLYPSVPITVHEGMEDSHLSGYFVPKGTRIVVNLWKLHRDPRVWANPCEFHPERFMTDNADVDYFKGFEYIPFSSGRRSCPGATLGLHVVQLVLARLVQGFHMSSMGDEPVDMRERVGLALMKENPLEAFLAPRLPLHLYGFTCERQCL